The Cytophagia bacterium CHB2 DNA window GTCGCGTCTCCCGCGGAAATCCAAGCAGATGCAGGCGTGCATCGATTTCTTGTGCAAGTTTGCCGAGCTGGCCCGAGGCTTCATTTAATCCAACCCACAAAACCTGCGGGCGGCGCGCATTCGGAAACACGCCGGCGCCGGCAACTTCTATAATCAGCGGGGCAAAATCGCGGCAAACGGTTGCCAGCAATTCCTGCATCGCTGTGAGCTTTGTGTTCGGCGTATCACCCAAGAATTTGAGCGTGAGGTGAACGTTTTCAGGTTTCACCCAGCGCACACCGCGACTGAGCTGCTGCAGCGGCGCAACATAGCCGGCCAGCGCGTTTTTGATCGTGTGCGGCAACTCCAGGGCAACGAAGAGCCGTAGCGATGGACTCATGTGTTTTCCTGCTGCAACGCGCGATAGAGCAAGCTTAGCGCAAACGAGCTGAAGCGTTCTTTGTTGATCAGGCGATCGGTTGAAAAAACAATGCTCTTCGCGCCAACTCTTTGCGGCGAGGCAACCGCAGCCCAAACCAGGCCGACCGGTTTTTCAGCCGTTCCGCCGGTGGGGCCGGCAATGCCGGTGGTGGCAAGCCCGTAAGTCGCCCCGCTGACCTCTCGCACACCCGAGGCCATGGCGCGTGCGCACGCTTCACTCACGGCGCCGTGTTCGGCA harbors:
- the thpR gene encoding RNA 2',3'-cyclic phosphodiesterase, with product MSPSLRLFVALELPHTIKNALAGYVAPLQQLSRGVRWVKPENVHLTLKFLGDTPNTKLTAMQELLATVCRDFAPLIIEVAGAGVFPNARRPQVLWVGLNEASGQLGKLAQEIDARLHLLGFPRETRPFSPHVTIGRVRDARIDPVVKEMLEHPFPPHEMICSQCTLMQSELHRAGSTYTPVQKFGFGNDKLKDG